A window from Mycolicibacterium tokaiense encodes these proteins:
- a CDS encoding DMT family transporter — protein sequence MRKWALLGGAISTEVVATLSLRAFQDHSAWLAVVIPGYALSFVFLTFVLRAGMPIGVAYGIWAAAGTALTAGLAAVIFADPFTWPVIAGIGLIIVGVLLVEFGSHAGVRP from the coding sequence GTGCGGAAATGGGCCCTGCTCGGCGGGGCGATCTCGACCGAGGTGGTGGCCACCCTGTCGTTACGGGCCTTTCAGGACCACTCGGCCTGGCTGGCCGTCGTCATTCCCGGCTACGCCCTGTCCTTCGTGTTCCTCACGTTCGTGTTGCGGGCCGGGATGCCGATCGGCGTGGCCTACGGCATCTGGGCTGCCGCCGGTACCGCGTTGACCGCGGGACTGGCCGCGGTGATCTTCGCCGATCCGTTCACCTGGCCGGTGATCGCCGGCATCGGCCTCATCATCGTCGGTGTGCTGCTGGTCGAATTCGGCTCCCACGCCGGGGTGCGGCCGTGA
- a CDS encoding DMT family transporter — translation MWLALAGAIVIEVAATLGLRASNGFRNRAWLIPVVTGYVVSFSMLSWSLSLGMPVGIAYGVWSACGVALVAIIARYLFAEPLTRMMALGIVFIVAGVLTIEIIGGTH, via the coding sequence ATGTGGCTGGCGCTGGCCGGCGCCATCGTGATCGAGGTCGCGGCCACGCTGGGGTTGCGGGCGTCCAATGGGTTCCGGAACAGGGCCTGGCTGATCCCGGTGGTGACCGGCTACGTCGTGTCGTTCAGCATGCTGTCGTGGTCGCTGTCACTGGGCATGCCGGTAGGCATCGCCTACGGGGTGTGGTCGGCGTGCGGCGTGGCGTTGGTGGCGATCATCGCCCGCTACCTGTTCGCCGAACCGCTCACCCGGATGATGGCTCTGGGCATCGTGTTCATCGTGGCCGGAGTCCTCACCATCGAGATCATCGGCGGAACCCACTAG
- a CDS encoding MFS transporter, translated as MSPAPADRHARIAVGVLFLTNGAMFTNLVPRYPEIKASLEMSNTVFGLAVAAFPAGAMLSGLAAGALIRRFTSSRVAVCSSVMIATFTFVAGLAPAAWAFALAMFMAGTADAVTDVAQNAHALRVQRGYGRSIINSMHAVWSVGAVLGGAMGSAAIALGLDIAVQLAISGGVFGLMSLASYRFLLHGPDHDVPAAGPVASADPGEQRRTMAYLVLVVLAVLAIAGAAVEDAGQSWATLYLREDLGAPAAIAGFGFIALMGAQFVGRLLGDRVVDRFGERTVARSGAVLAGAGMGLALAWPTVPGTIAGFAAAGLGVATVVPAAFHAADNVRGVPPNTGLTVVTWLMRVGFLGAPPLVGAVADATSLRIGLLIVPVAGVLILLAAGVLRPKASGFRR; from the coding sequence GTGTCTCCTGCACCCGCCGACCGGCATGCCCGCATCGCCGTGGGCGTGCTGTTCCTCACCAACGGTGCGATGTTCACCAACCTGGTGCCGCGCTATCCGGAGATCAAAGCGTCCCTGGAGATGTCGAACACCGTCTTCGGACTGGCGGTGGCGGCGTTCCCGGCGGGCGCCATGCTCTCGGGGTTGGCAGCCGGCGCGTTGATCCGACGGTTCACCTCGTCACGGGTGGCGGTGTGCAGCAGCGTGATGATCGCGACCTTCACCTTCGTGGCCGGGTTGGCGCCCGCGGCATGGGCGTTCGCACTGGCGATGTTCATGGCCGGGACCGCCGACGCGGTGACCGACGTGGCGCAGAACGCCCACGCGCTGCGGGTGCAGCGCGGCTACGGCCGCTCGATCATCAATTCGATGCACGCCGTCTGGTCGGTGGGGGCCGTGCTCGGCGGCGCCATGGGATCAGCGGCGATCGCGCTGGGGCTCGACATCGCCGTCCAGCTGGCGATCTCGGGTGGCGTCTTCGGGTTGATGAGCCTGGCCAGCTACCGCTTCCTGCTGCACGGCCCGGACCACGACGTGCCCGCAGCCGGCCCGGTCGCCTCGGCCGACCCCGGTGAGCAGCGGCGCACGATGGCGTATCTGGTGCTGGTGGTGCTGGCGGTGCTGGCCATCGCCGGTGCGGCTGTCGAGGACGCAGGCCAGTCCTGGGCCACGCTGTACCTGCGGGAGGATCTGGGCGCGCCCGCGGCCATCGCCGGCTTCGGCTTCATCGCCCTGATGGGCGCACAGTTCGTCGGCCGACTGCTCGGCGACCGGGTGGTGGACCGCTTCGGGGAACGGACGGTGGCCCGAAGCGGTGCCGTGCTCGCGGGTGCCGGCATGGGGTTGGCGCTGGCCTGGCCCACCGTGCCGGGCACCATCGCCGGGTTCGCCGCCGCAGGTCTGGGGGTGGCGACGGTGGTGCCCGCCGCCTTCCATGCGGCCGACAACGTGCGCGGCGTGCCGCCCAACACCGGCCTGACCGTGGTCACGTGGTTGATGAGGGTGGGATTCCTGGGGGCGCCGCCACTGGTCGGCGCGGTCGCCGACGCCACCAGCTTGCGGATCGGTCTGTTGATCGTGCCGGTGGCCGGTGTGCTGATCCTGCTGGCGGCCGGGGTGTTGAGGCCGAAGGCTAGTGGGTTCCGCCGATGA
- the malQ gene encoding 4-alpha-glucanotransferase — MGNVTAVDAGLVDLANRFGVATAYTDWTGRTVDVPESTLVSVLAALGVDVGSPELRAAAVTDQERAYWARPLPPAVVGRAGTDTTFWVHVTHGADAHVWVRLEDGTVRTGTRQLDNFTPPFDLDGRLVGEATFALPGDLPLGYHRLHLRSGDTETSTALIVTPRWLGVPARLGNRRTWGLATQLYSVRSARSWGVGDLTDLTDLAVWSGARHGAGYVLVNPLHAAEPTTPMEPSPYLPTSRRFVNPIYLRVEAIPEYADLTKRSKVRELRDEVRKRARKHDSIDRDASWSAKRKALKLIHRVERTAGRELAYQAFRTREGKALDDFAAWCALADRHGADWHQWPEALRHPDSPAVARFADKYAEAVDFHRWLQWQLDDQLAGAQSAAVRAGMALGIMADLAVGVHPNGADAWALQDILALGVTAGAPPDEYNQLGQDWSQPPWRPDQLAEAEYQPFRALIQAVLRHAGGVRIDHIIGLFRLWWIPQGALPTEGTYVRYDHEAMIGIVALEAHRAGAVVVGEDLGTVEPWVRDYLAERGLLGTSILWFETDHQGAGGPLPAERWREYCLSSVTTHDLPPTAGYLAGDHVQLRESLGLLTRPVEEELASDNAAKAAWIAELQRVGLLPGGPGIEEPTPEQTILALYRYLGRTPSRLLSVALTDAVGDRRAQNQPGTIDEYPNWRVPLTDSRGKPVLLEKIFDDPNAAVLCEAMHSIVTPRTT, encoded by the coding sequence ATGGGGAATGTGACCGCTGTGGATGCCGGACTCGTCGACCTCGCGAACCGTTTCGGGGTCGCCACTGCCTACACCGACTGGACCGGCCGCACGGTCGACGTCCCCGAGTCCACGCTGGTGTCGGTACTTGCCGCCCTGGGCGTCGACGTCGGCTCGCCCGAATTGCGGGCGGCGGCGGTCACCGACCAGGAACGCGCGTACTGGGCCAGGCCACTGCCGCCCGCCGTCGTCGGGCGGGCCGGGACCGACACCACCTTCTGGGTGCACGTCACCCACGGCGCCGACGCCCACGTGTGGGTGCGGCTCGAAGACGGCACCGTGCGCACCGGCACGCGGCAGCTGGACAACTTCACCCCGCCCTTCGACCTCGACGGCCGCCTGGTCGGGGAAGCCACGTTCGCGCTCCCCGGCGATCTGCCGCTGGGCTATCACCGGCTGCATCTGCGCTCCGGCGACACCGAGACCAGCACTGCCCTGATCGTGACGCCGCGCTGGCTCGGGGTGCCCGCCCGGCTGGGCAACCGCCGCACCTGGGGTTTGGCCACCCAGCTCTACAGCGTGCGGTCTGCCCGGTCGTGGGGGGTCGGTGATCTGACCGACCTCACCGATCTGGCAGTGTGGTCGGGCGCGCGGCACGGCGCCGGCTACGTCCTGGTCAATCCCCTGCACGCCGCCGAGCCCACCACGCCGATGGAACCCTCGCCGTATCTGCCCACATCCCGGCGGTTCGTGAACCCGATCTACCTGCGGGTGGAGGCCATCCCGGAGTACGCGGACCTGACCAAGCGCAGCAAGGTGCGGGAACTGCGTGACGAGGTGCGCAAGCGCGCCCGCAAGCACGACAGTATCGACCGGGACGCCTCGTGGTCGGCGAAGCGCAAGGCGCTCAAGCTCATTCACCGCGTCGAGCGCACCGCCGGGCGCGAGCTGGCCTATCAGGCGTTCCGCACCCGGGAGGGCAAGGCCCTCGACGATTTCGCGGCGTGGTGTGCTCTCGCCGACAGGCACGGCGCGGACTGGCACCAGTGGCCGGAGGCGCTGCGGCACCCCGACTCCCCCGCGGTCGCCCGGTTCGCCGACAAGTACGCCGAAGCGGTGGATTTCCACCGCTGGTTGCAGTGGCAGCTCGACGACCAGCTGGCCGGCGCGCAGTCCGCCGCCGTGCGTGCAGGGATGGCGCTGGGCATCATGGCCGACCTCGCCGTGGGGGTGCATCCCAACGGCGCCGACGCCTGGGCGCTGCAGGACATCCTGGCCCTCGGTGTCACCGCGGGCGCACCGCCGGACGAGTACAACCAGCTGGGCCAGGACTGGTCCCAGCCGCCCTGGCGACCCGACCAGCTGGCCGAGGCGGAGTACCAACCGTTCCGCGCGCTCATCCAGGCGGTGCTGCGCCATGCCGGCGGGGTGCGCATCGACCACATCATCGGCCTGTTCCGGTTGTGGTGGATTCCCCAGGGCGCGTTGCCCACCGAGGGCACCTACGTTCGCTACGACCACGAGGCGATGATCGGGATCGTCGCACTGGAGGCGCACCGGGCCGGTGCGGTGGTGGTGGGTGAGGACCTGGGCACCGTCGAACCCTGGGTGCGGGACTACCTCGCCGAGCGCGGACTGCTCGGCACCTCGATCCTCTGGTTCGAGACCGATCACCAGGGCGCCGGCGGTCCGCTGCCCGCCGAGCGGTGGCGCGAGTACTGCCTGTCCTCGGTCACCACGCACGACCTGCCGCCCACCGCGGGCTATCTGGCCGGCGACCATGTGCAGCTGCGGGAGTCGCTGGGGTTGTTGACCCGCCCGGTCGAGGAGGAACTGGCATCCGACAACGCCGCCAAGGCGGCGTGGATCGCCGAGCTGCAGCGGGTCGGCCTGCTGCCGGGTGGGCCCGGCATCGAGGAGCCGACGCCGGAGCAGACCATCCTGGCGCTGTACCGCTACCTGGGCCGGACGCCGTCGCGGCTGCTGTCGGTGGCCCTGACCGATGCGGTGGGCGATCGCCGGGCGCAGAATCAGCCCGGCACGATCGACGAGTATCCCAATTGGCGTGTGCCCCTGACCGATTCCCGTGGCAAGCCGGTGCTCTTGGAGAAGATCTTCGACGACCCGAACGCCGCGGTGCTGTGCGAGGCCATGCACTCCATCGTCACGCCCCGCACCACCTAG
- a CDS encoding isopenicillin N synthase family dioxygenase has translation MTAAFTSVPVIDISGLYSEQLSDREAVAAELGRAARDVGFFYISGADIEPACFDALLAATKEFFALPLDEKMRSYIGLSQCHRGYVPVGEEGLNGEKPDLKEAFDTALDLPADDPDYLAGNPMLGPNTWPELPGFAEAVTAYYTSVLEVGHKLLWAFAVALGEDPDTFTRHATKTPSQLRLVHYPFNPDAEDALGIGAHSDYECFTLLKPTAPGLEVLNGNGEWIDVPPIEGTYVVNIGDMLELWTNGAFVATSHRVRKVREERYSFPLFFNVDYDTEVKPLPQFVTAGAPVRTPLRAGEHLFAQTAQTFAYLRARVEAGEVVLPEGSLAVNSFGQQALQA, from the coding sequence ATGACTGCAGCATTCACCTCGGTGCCCGTCATCGACATCAGTGGACTGTATTCAGAGCAGCTCAGCGACCGGGAAGCGGTGGCAGCCGAATTGGGCCGCGCTGCACGCGATGTCGGGTTCTTCTACATCAGCGGTGCGGACATCGAGCCGGCGTGCTTCGACGCCCTGTTGGCCGCCACCAAGGAGTTCTTCGCGCTGCCGCTCGATGAGAAGATGCGCTCCTACATCGGGTTGTCGCAGTGTCATCGCGGTTACGTTCCCGTCGGCGAAGAGGGACTCAACGGCGAGAAGCCCGATCTCAAAGAGGCTTTCGACACCGCGCTGGACCTTCCCGCCGATGACCCCGACTACCTGGCCGGCAATCCCATGCTGGGGCCGAACACGTGGCCGGAGCTGCCCGGCTTCGCCGAGGCGGTGACCGCCTACTACACCTCTGTACTCGAGGTGGGGCACAAGCTGCTGTGGGCGTTCGCCGTCGCGTTGGGGGAGGACCCCGACACCTTCACCCGCCACGCCACCAAGACCCCGAGTCAGCTGCGGTTGGTGCACTATCCGTTCAACCCCGACGCCGAAGACGCCCTGGGCATCGGTGCACACAGTGACTACGAGTGCTTCACGCTGCTCAAGCCCACCGCCCCCGGGCTGGAGGTGCTCAACGGCAACGGCGAGTGGATCGACGTCCCACCCATCGAGGGCACCTACGTCGTCAACATCGGCGACATGCTCGAGCTGTGGACCAACGGAGCGTTCGTCGCCACCAGCCACCGGGTGCGCAAGGTGCGCGAGGAACGGTACTCGTTCCCGCTGTTCTTCAACGTCGACTACGACACCGAGGTCAAACCGTTGCCGCAGTTCGTCACCGCAGGAGCTCCGGTGCGCACACCGCTGCGCGCAGGCGAGCACCTGTTCGCGCAGACGGCGCAGACCTTCGCCTATCTGCGGGCACGCGTCGAGGCCGGCGAGGTCGTGCTGCCCGAGGGGTCATTGGCGGTGAACTCCTTCGGGCAACAGGCGTTGCAGGCGTAG
- a CDS encoding aspartate/glutamate racemase family protein, with amino-acid sequence MRILVCNVNTSASMTAEIDGAARAAAAPGTQIVTRSPLFGAEAVDSAAESYLCAVGVLDLTARLLDAGSFDFDAVILAGFGEHGKDALQELLTVPVLDIAEAAVHLAHLVGRRFSVITTLAASIPAIEDRLLLAGLSAHCASVRACGLGTAAVDADPSGAVDAIVAEAQRAMDEDGADVICLGCAGMAGVTEAITARLGVPAIDGVAAAVVLAQSLVGLGLQARKVGGGTPPNPRSQWPLSTALGLGL; translated from the coding sequence ATGAGGATCTTGGTGTGCAATGTCAACACCTCGGCCAGCATGACGGCCGAGATCGATGGGGCGGCCCGTGCGGCGGCGGCCCCCGGCACTCAGATCGTCACGAGGTCACCGCTGTTCGGTGCCGAGGCGGTGGACTCGGCCGCCGAGAGCTACCTCTGCGCGGTCGGGGTCCTGGATCTGACCGCGCGGCTGCTGGACGCCGGCAGCTTCGACTTCGATGCGGTGATCCTGGCCGGGTTCGGTGAACACGGCAAAGACGCCCTGCAGGAACTGCTGACCGTGCCGGTGCTCGACATCGCCGAAGCTGCCGTGCATCTGGCGCATCTGGTGGGCCGCAGGTTCTCGGTGATCACCACCCTGGCCGCGTCCATCCCGGCCATCGAGGACCGTCTGCTGCTGGCGGGCCTGTCCGCCCACTGCGCCTCGGTGCGCGCGTGCGGCCTCGGCACCGCCGCGGTGGACGCCGATCCGTCCGGCGCGGTGGACGCCATCGTGGCCGAGGCGCAACGGGCGATGGACGAGGACGGCGCCGACGTCATCTGCCTGGGGTGCGCGGGCATGGCCGGGGTGACCGAAGCGATCACGGCGCGACTGGGTGTCCCCGCGATCGACGGGGTGGCTGCCGCAGTGGTGCTGGCGCAGTCGCTGGTGGGACTGGGATTGCAGGCCAGGAAGGTGGGCGGCGGAACACCGCCGAACCCGCGCAGCCAGTGGCCGCTGTCGACGGCGCTGGGGCTGGGGCTGTGA
- the allB gene encoding allantoinase AllB: MSHLDLVLHADNAVVDGAVRAVSVGIRDGVIAVLDPEPGTHSISRQATTPPGTVLMPGLVDTHVHVNDPGTDWEGFATATAAAAAGGVTTIVDMPLDCDPVTTSTAALAAKRAAAEGHCRVSVGFWGGVVPENVDTPQVLAELRAAGCLGFKCFLADSGNAAFPPLDADQLGRAMEAVATLDSVLLVHAELLPAGAVIGGPAYVDFLHSRPDAAEVGAVSLVLEQVRRTGARTHIVHVSSAEVLPLLAAAKADGLPVTAETCPHYLSFDAAQIPCEATEYAVCPPIRQADNRERLWAALGGGVLDMVVSDHSPCAPHLKPAGDFRAAFGGISSLQLGLRAVWTQARRRGVTLPQVCRWMAAQPAALAGLTDRGRIAVGTRADLTVFDPAASEPVDATRLHHRHPVTPYHGRHLDGAVLQTWVAGRQVDAVVAA; this comes from the coding sequence GTGAGCCACCTCGACCTGGTACTGCACGCCGACAACGCCGTCGTCGACGGTGCGGTGCGGGCGGTGTCGGTGGGGATTCGCGACGGTGTGATCGCCGTCCTCGATCCGGAGCCTGGCACCCACAGCATCAGCCGGCAGGCGACGACGCCGCCGGGCACCGTCCTGATGCCGGGTCTGGTGGACACCCATGTGCACGTCAACGATCCCGGCACCGACTGGGAGGGTTTCGCCACCGCCACGGCGGCAGCCGCCGCCGGCGGGGTGACCACCATCGTGGACATGCCGCTGGACTGCGATCCGGTGACCACCTCGACGGCCGCTCTGGCTGCCAAGAGGGCTGCCGCAGAGGGCCATTGCCGGGTGAGCGTGGGTTTCTGGGGCGGGGTGGTACCGGAGAACGTGGACACCCCGCAGGTGTTGGCCGAGCTGCGTGCAGCGGGCTGCTTGGGCTTCAAGTGCTTCCTGGCCGACTCCGGCAACGCGGCTTTCCCGCCGCTGGACGCCGATCAGCTGGGCCGCGCCATGGAGGCGGTGGCGACGCTGGACTCGGTCCTGCTGGTGCACGCCGAGCTGCTGCCCGCCGGAGCGGTGATCGGCGGCCCTGCCTATGTCGACTTCCTGCACAGCCGCCCGGATGCCGCGGAGGTGGGTGCGGTGTCACTGGTGCTCGAGCAGGTCCGCCGCACCGGTGCGCGTACCCACATCGTGCATGTCTCGAGCGCCGAGGTGCTGCCGCTGCTGGCTGCGGCCAAGGCCGACGGACTGCCGGTCACCGCGGAAACCTGCCCGCACTACCTCAGCTTCGACGCCGCGCAGATCCCTTGCGAAGCAACTGAATACGCGGTCTGTCCGCCCATCCGCCAGGCCGACAACCGCGAACGACTCTGGGCCGCGCTGGGTGGCGGGGTGCTGGACATGGTGGTGTCGGATCATTCGCCGTGCGCCCCGCACCTCAAGCCGGCCGGTGATTTCAGAGCTGCCTTCGGCGGCATCAGCTCCCTGCAGCTGGGGTTGCGGGCGGTGTGGACCCAGGCGCGCCGGCGCGGGGTGACACTGCCGCAGGTGTGCCGGTGGATGGCCGCACAACCCGCGGCGCTGGCCGGACTGACCGACCGCGGCCGCATCGCGGTGGGCACCCGCGCCGACCTGACCGTCTTCGACCCCGCGGCATCGGAGCCGGTGGACGCGACCCGCCTGCACCACCGGCATCCGGTGACGCCCTATCACGGCAGGCATCTCGACGGCGCCGTGCTGCAGACGTGGGTGGCCGGACGGCAAGTGGATGCGGTGGTCGCGGCATGA
- a CDS encoding N-acyl homoserine lactonase family protein — protein sequence MTLVHKAKVRRIVLLTLGWEDLPKSVSVHGAPEDIRMREPVPGVLLQTDGGWVLLDTGFNTALIRDPYLRRRFFPSVEYQPLLPGPGEPIEESLAGIGVDIDDIHLVGLSHLHVDHAGGLKLFSGRIPVHLQRRELEFGLSGDPEVEKHAIFRIDFDDPRIDWRLADGEAEVAPGITAAPTYGHTPGHQSFVVELDESVADGGPPGYVFAFDAADLTENIDHELAIGGFVGVEPDETVEPIRRLKSIAAAKGYPLIPGHDPHAWPEMTQHFHERFG from the coding sequence ATGACGCTCGTCCACAAGGCCAAGGTGCGGCGCATCGTGCTGCTGACGCTGGGCTGGGAGGATCTGCCCAAGTCGGTGTCGGTACACGGTGCGCCGGAGGACATCCGGATGCGCGAGCCGGTGCCGGGTGTGCTGCTGCAGACCGACGGCGGCTGGGTGCTGCTGGACACCGGGTTCAACACAGCCCTGATCCGAGACCCCTACCTGCGCCGGCGATTCTTCCCGTCCGTCGAGTACCAGCCGCTGCTGCCGGGGCCAGGGGAGCCGATAGAGGAGAGCCTGGCCGGCATCGGCGTGGACATCGACGACATCCACCTGGTGGGGCTGTCGCATCTGCACGTCGACCACGCCGGGGGCCTCAAGCTGTTCTCCGGCCGGATCCCGGTGCACCTGCAACGCCGCGAACTGGAGTTCGGATTGTCAGGCGACCCGGAGGTGGAAAAGCACGCCATCTTCCGGATCGACTTCGACGACCCGCGTATCGACTGGCGACTGGCCGACGGTGAGGCCGAGGTGGCCCCGGGCATCACCGCGGCGCCCACCTACGGCCACACCCCGGGGCACCAGAGCTTTGTGGTGGAACTCGACGAGTCTGTCGCCGACGGCGGACCGCCGGGATACGTATTCGCCTTCGACGCCGCGGATCTCACCGAGAACATCGACCACGAGCTGGCCATCGGCGGGTTTGTGGGCGTCGAACCGGACGAGACCGTGGAACCCATCCGCCGGCTCAAGAGCATTGCGGCGGCCAAGGGTTACCCGCTGATCCCCGGCCACGATCCGCACGCGTGGCCGGAGATGACGCAGCATTTCCACGAGAGGTTCGGGTGA
- a CDS encoding ABC transporter substrate-binding protein produces the protein MITPPRVRVMLAAAATVMLTLAGCGGSDSGGGEPAAAPTDKVLHLSFLQDPGQPPDPDIFYAGQGLLLTTNIYEGLLQYKAGTETPEIEPLLATEWTESPDHRVFTFKLREGVTFHDGTPFTSAAVKASFDRRLAVAQGPSYMVADIESVTTQGDYDVTVTLKAPNAAFLDYIACPYGPRMLSPTGLAEHGGDDFAQSYLTTNDLGTGPYTLTAAEVGSRYAMAAYPEYWGEAPYFESVEIPVITDVSAQQLQFNNGQLAAILHDLPSSAVQEYINDDKFANYSLPTMMSNYLYLNPKKGMLTDQANRTALLQAIDAEALVQQTYFGRGKVAEQIYPPNMLDAQFAKQEITHDPSKLTEIAAGLPADQKTVVIGYDSSNPDNQLISNLIQTQLAAAGLTATVQSYPTSEIYGWIGSDGMSAPDVFTALAWPDAPSPYTWGHISWDPDGGLNYLGCSAPPVTDALAEGLVTGAPEPFSTAGLEAVKTGCWMNVADVDDFMVAQPWLKGIEDSHVVTNPNTLRIATLTAQ, from the coding sequence ATGATCACACCCCCTCGTGTCCGGGTGATGCTGGCAGCTGCTGCCACCGTCATGCTCACCCTCGCCGGTTGCGGCGGATCCGACTCCGGCGGTGGCGAGCCGGCCGCGGCCCCCACCGACAAGGTGCTGCACCTGTCGTTCCTGCAGGACCCGGGGCAACCGCCGGACCCGGACATCTTCTACGCAGGCCAGGGTCTGCTGCTCACCACCAACATCTACGAGGGGCTGTTGCAGTACAAGGCGGGCACCGAAACCCCGGAGATCGAACCGCTGCTGGCCACGGAGTGGACGGAGTCCCCGGACCACCGCGTGTTCACCTTCAAGTTGCGCGAGGGGGTGACGTTCCACGACGGCACCCCGTTCACCTCGGCCGCGGTCAAGGCGTCCTTCGATCGCCGGTTGGCCGTCGCCCAGGGCCCGTCGTACATGGTCGCCGACATCGAATCGGTCACGACGCAGGGTGATTACGACGTCACGGTGACGCTCAAGGCGCCCAACGCCGCGTTCCTCGACTACATCGCCTGCCCGTACGGACCGCGGATGCTGAGCCCCACCGGGCTGGCCGAGCACGGCGGCGACGACTTCGCGCAGAGCTATCTGACCACCAACGACCTCGGCACCGGGCCGTACACCCTGACCGCTGCGGAAGTCGGGTCCCGCTACGCCATGGCCGCCTACCCCGAATACTGGGGCGAGGCGCCCTATTTCGAGTCCGTCGAGATCCCGGTGATCACCGACGTCTCGGCCCAGCAGCTGCAGTTCAACAACGGACAGCTCGCGGCGATCCTGCACGATCTGCCGTCATCGGCGGTACAGGAGTACATCAATGACGACAAGTTCGCCAACTACTCGCTGCCGACCATGATGTCGAACTACCTCTACCTCAACCCGAAGAAGGGCATGCTGACCGACCAGGCCAACCGCACGGCGCTGCTGCAGGCCATCGACGCCGAGGCGCTGGTGCAGCAGACCTACTTCGGTCGCGGCAAGGTGGCCGAGCAGATCTACCCGCCGAACATGCTTGACGCGCAGTTCGCCAAGCAGGAGATCACCCACGACCCGTCGAAGCTGACCGAGATCGCCGCCGGCCTGCCCGCCGACCAGAAGACCGTCGTGATCGGCTACGACTCCTCCAATCCGGACAACCAGTTGATCAGCAACCTGATCCAGACGCAGCTGGCCGCCGCCGGCCTCACCGCCACCGTGCAGAGCTATCCGACCTCGGAGATCTACGGCTGGATCGGCAGTGACGGCATGTCTGCGCCGGACGTCTTCACCGCCCTGGCATGGCCGGATGCCCCGTCGCCGTACACCTGGGGGCACATCTCCTGGGACCCCGACGGCGGATTGAACTACCTGGGCTGCTCGGCGCCCCCGGTCACCGACGCGCTGGCCGAGGGCCTGGTCACCGGTGCGCCGGAACCGTTCTCGACCGCCGGACTGGAAGCCGTCAAGACCGGGTGCTGGATGAACGTCGCCGACGTCGATGACTTCATGGTGGCCCAGCCCTGGTTGAAGGGGATCGAGGACTCACACGTCGTGACCAACCCCAACACCCTGCGCATCGCGACGTTGACGGCGCAATGA
- a CDS encoding cysteine hydrolase family protein, translating to MPTQPLIVGNPVLVVVDIQEGGAMTSDEAGIPVMPGHADRVEVAQRLLAAARAADLPVVFFQEVHRPSGVDFGRELDGTEGVHCVEGQPGTDLEPSLRPILDGSRPEFHIVKRRYSGFIGTEFDIVLRGLKADTLILIGGLTDVCVHYTFADAHQRDYYVRVVSDCVGGSSQKRHDAALDAMEYLQTGAVRTSTDILDAFAALSPAVLEGAAR from the coding sequence TCGACATCCAGGAAGGCGGGGCGATGACCTCCGACGAGGCGGGCATCCCGGTGATGCCCGGTCACGCCGATCGGGTCGAGGTGGCGCAGCGTCTGCTGGCCGCCGCCCGCGCCGCGGACCTGCCGGTGGTGTTCTTCCAGGAGGTGCACCGGCCCAGCGGGGTGGACTTCGGGCGTGAACTCGACGGCACCGAAGGGGTGCACTGCGTCGAGGGGCAACCCGGCACCGATCTGGAACCCAGCCTGCGGCCGATTCTCGACGGCAGCCGCCCCGAGTTCCACATCGTCAAACGCCGCTATTCCGGTTTCATCGGAACCGAATTCGACATCGTGCTGCGCGGCCTGAAGGCGGACACGCTGATCCTGATCGGCGGCCTGACCGACGTGTGCGTGCATTACACCTTCGCCGACGCCCACCAGCGCGACTATTACGTACGGGTGGTGTCCGACTGTGTGGGTGGCTCGTCCCAGAAGCGCCACGACGCCGCACTGGACGCCATGGAGTACCTGCAGACCGGGGCTGTGCGCACCTCCACCGACATCCTCGACGCATTCGCCGCCCTGAGTCCTGCCGTCCTCGAAGGAGCCGCTCGATGA